The following proteins come from a genomic window of Solwaraspora sp. WMMA2065:
- a CDS encoding phosphatase domain-containing protein, which yields MTPVSPAARGAHRAVRLEDAIHALLERRLRRRGWDLTLIPYTGYGAPGWVRVMARVLLGRPDPPHRRAKKVRGWRSFATLPVKDAPVVIEAGGKRHEVQADRGGFVDTVVPADLEPGWTSVRLHSGDSEPVDAPVRIVDPQVRFGIISDIDDTVMVTALPRPMLAAWNTFVLDEHARASVAGMAVLYERLVTAHPGAPVLYLSTGAWNVAPTLRRFLSRHLYPAGPLLLTDWGPTTERWFRSGRDHKRASLARLAEEFPQIRWLLVGDDGQHDPEIYAEFAAQHPDSLAAVAIRRLSPTQAVLAGNLPAPAGETSRAAGPGGRRWLSAPDGAGLAHLLREARLL from the coding sequence ATGACACCCGTGAGCCCGGCGGCGCGTGGCGCCCACCGAGCCGTCCGGCTCGAGGATGCCATCCACGCCCTGTTGGAACGCCGGCTGCGGCGACGAGGTTGGGATCTCACGCTCATTCCGTACACCGGCTACGGGGCGCCGGGCTGGGTCCGGGTGATGGCGCGGGTGCTGCTGGGTCGGCCGGATCCCCCGCATCGGCGGGCGAAGAAGGTACGGGGCTGGCGCAGTTTCGCCACCCTGCCGGTCAAGGACGCGCCGGTGGTGATCGAGGCCGGCGGCAAGCGGCACGAGGTCCAGGCTGACCGGGGCGGGTTCGTGGACACCGTCGTGCCGGCCGATCTGGAGCCCGGCTGGACATCGGTACGGCTGCACAGCGGTGACTCCGAGCCGGTCGACGCGCCGGTACGCATCGTCGACCCGCAGGTCCGGTTCGGCATCATCTCCGACATCGATGACACGGTCATGGTGACCGCGCTGCCCCGGCCGATGTTGGCGGCGTGGAACACGTTCGTGTTGGACGAGCACGCCCGAGCCTCGGTCGCCGGAATGGCGGTGCTGTACGAACGCCTGGTCACCGCGCATCCGGGTGCGCCGGTGCTCTACCTGTCCACCGGTGCCTGGAACGTCGCGCCGACTTTGCGCCGGTTCCTGTCCCGGCATCTCTACCCGGCCGGCCCGCTGCTGCTGACGGACTGGGGTCCGACCACCGAACGGTGGTTCCGCAGCGGTCGGGACCACAAGCGCGCCAGCCTGGCCCGGTTGGCGGAGGAGTTCCCGCAGATCCGCTGGCTGCTGGTGGGCGACGACGGGCAGCACGACCCGGAGATCTACGCCGAGTTCGCGGCGCAGCATCCGGACAGTCTGGCGGCGGTGGCGATCCGTCGGCTCTCGCCGACGCAGGCGGTCCTGGCCGGCAATCTGCCGGCACCGGCCGGTGAGACCTCCAGGGCGGCCGGGCCGGGTGGCCGGCGGTGGTTGTCCGCGCCCGACGGCGCCGGCCTGGCGCACCTGCTGCGCGAGGCGCGACTGCTGTGA
- a CDS encoding OsmC family protein — MNTIESTTEQRDSRQPVPVPVPVEPTGSIGQPAKQPGLTVRHVDGERYAVQVRGHQIMVDQPVSGGGSDSAPTPVELFVAALASCVAYYAGRYLVRHGLSRDGLAVGARYVMAADRPARVAAVRIELSVPDELPAGRRAALRAVAAHCTVHNSLLDPPEVEIELAAT; from the coding sequence CGGTCCCGGTCCCGGTCCCGGTCGAGCCGACCGGATCGATTGGTCAGCCGGCGAAGCAGCCCGGGCTGACCGTACGGCACGTCGACGGCGAGCGGTACGCGGTGCAGGTCCGTGGCCACCAGATCATGGTCGACCAGCCGGTCAGCGGCGGCGGCTCGGACAGCGCACCGACGCCGGTCGAATTGTTCGTCGCCGCGCTCGCGTCGTGTGTGGCGTACTACGCCGGCCGCTACCTGGTCCGGCACGGGCTGTCCCGGGACGGGCTCGCCGTCGGTGCCCGGTACGTGATGGCGGCCGACCGGCCGGCCCGGGTGGCCGCGGTGCGGATCGAGCTGAGCGTTCCGGACGAACTGCCGGCCGGACGCCGGGCGGCGCTACGGGCCGTCGCCGCGCACTGCACGGTGCACAACAGTTTGCTCGACCCACCCGAGGTGGAGATCGAACTGGCCGCTACCTGA